Proteins from one Telopea speciosissima isolate NSW1024214 ecotype Mountain lineage chromosome 1, Tspe_v1, whole genome shotgun sequence genomic window:
- the LOC122654790 gene encoding probable ascorbate-specific transmembrane electron transporter 1, protein MKTSVATVPFMVLSHLLAIGAAFMVLVWCIHFRGGLAFESTNKSLIFNIHPVLMLIGIIILGGEAIISYKAIPLSKEVKKVIHLILHFFAFILGIVGIYAAYKYHNESSIANFFTLHSWLGIGVICLCYTASCRAKSLPWHGLFGLFVYLLAVATATLGFLEKLTFLEFGGLAKYGSEAFLINFTAIVTILFGGSIVLIAVSPAPVEDVQFLDSSKNHI, encoded by the exons atgAAGACAAGTGTGGCAACGGTTCCATTCATGGTCTTATCGCATTTACTGGCCATTGGAGCGGCGTTTATGGTGTTGGTATGGTGCATCCATTTCAGAGGTGGTCTTGCCTTCGAATCCACCAACAAGTCTCTCATCTTCAat ATTCATCCGGTGCTGATGTTAATTGGAATCATAATTCTAGGTGGTGAAG CCATAATCAGTTACAAAGCTATTCCTTTGTCGAAGGAAGTGAAGAAGGTGATCCATCTCATTTTGCACTTCTTTGCCTTCATCCTTGGCATTGTCGGGATCTATGCCGCATACAAATATCACAATGAGAGCTCCATTGCCAATTTCTTCACCTTGCATTCCTGGTTAGGGATTGGAGTTATCTGTCTATGTTATACAG CTTCATGTAGGGCTAAATCTCTTCCATGGCACGGCCTCTTTGGGTTGTTCGTGTATTTATTAGCCGTTGCCACTGCAACACTGGGTTTTCTGGAGAAGCTCACCTTCCTCGAGTTCGGAGGCCTCGCCAAGTATGGATCTGAGGCTTTCCTCATCAACTTCACTGCCATCGTTACTATTTTGTTTGGAGGCTCCATTGTGTTAATTGCTGTTTCTCCAGCCCCTGTCGAGGACGTTCAATTTTTGGATTCTTCAAAAAATCACATATAG